A single region of the Streptomyces sp. NBC_00236 genome encodes:
- a CDS encoding nucleotide pyrophosphohydrolase — MTELDVHVLQRRLAAFAAARDWERYHTPKNLASALSVEAAELVEIFQWLTPEQSARVMEDAATAPRVADEVADVLAYLLQFCEVLGIDVLAALAAKIERNEGRFPVPQPTDPPYRHSSE, encoded by the coding sequence GTGACAGAACTCGACGTGCACGTGCTCCAGCGACGGCTCGCCGCATTCGCGGCCGCACGCGACTGGGAGCGGTACCACACCCCCAAGAACCTCGCGTCGGCGCTGAGCGTCGAGGCCGCCGAACTCGTGGAGATCTTCCAGTGGCTGACGCCGGAACAGTCGGCGCGGGTGATGGAGGACGCCGCGACGGCGCCCAGGGTGGCGGACGAGGTCGCCGACGTTCTCGCCTATCTGCTGCAGTTCTGCGAGGTGCTGGGCATTGATGTGCTGGCGGCCCTGGCGGCCAAGATCGAGCGGAACGAGGGGCGTTTCCCGGTGCCGCAGCCGACGGATCCCCCGTACCGTCACTCTTCGGAGTGA
- a CDS encoding 3' terminal RNA ribose 2'-O-methyltransferase Hen1: MFLTISTTGTPERPATDLGFLLHKHPEKAQTFSTSHGTAHVFYPEASAEQCTAALLLEVDPVALVRRGKGKGRGGAPDAALAQYVNDRPYAASSLLSVAMSTVFKSALSGTCKAMPERAAEPMPLRIEVPALPARGGAELVRALFGPLGWSRVDAVAVPLDEQFPEWGDSRYVRLVLEGELRLADALRQLYVLLPVLDDAKHYWVAPDEVDKLLRAGEGWLADHPEQKLITSRYLSRRWGLTRQAMQRLELVRLAESDDLEVESIDNAVDETADTEERPVPLAEQRRAAILAALTAAGASRVLDLGCGQGQLVQALLKDVRFTEIVGVDVSMRALTIASRRLKLDRMGERQAARVTLRQGSLTYTDKQLKGYDAAVLSEVVEHLDLPRLPALEYAVFGVARPRTVLVTTPNVEYNVRWESLPAGHVRHGDHRFEWTRAEFRDWAGEVARRHGYGVEFVPVGPDDPEVGPPTQLAVFTMAATDTTDTTDTAGAPDATATTEKEAKTA, translated from the coding sequence GTGTTCCTGACGATCAGTACCACCGGCACCCCGGAACGTCCCGCCACCGATCTCGGCTTCCTGCTGCACAAGCATCCCGAGAAGGCGCAGACGTTCTCCACCTCGCACGGCACCGCGCATGTCTTCTATCCCGAGGCATCCGCGGAGCAGTGCACGGCCGCGCTGCTGCTGGAGGTGGATCCCGTGGCGCTGGTGCGGCGGGGCAAGGGCAAGGGCCGCGGCGGTGCCCCCGACGCGGCACTCGCGCAGTACGTCAACGACCGCCCCTACGCCGCGTCCTCGCTGCTCTCCGTCGCGATGAGCACCGTCTTCAAGTCCGCGCTGAGCGGCACCTGCAAGGCGATGCCCGAGCGGGCGGCGGAGCCGATGCCGTTGCGGATCGAGGTTCCCGCCCTCCCGGCCCGTGGTGGTGCCGAGCTGGTGCGGGCGCTCTTCGGTCCGCTCGGCTGGTCCCGCGTGGACGCGGTGGCCGTGCCGCTGGACGAGCAGTTCCCCGAGTGGGGGGACTCTCGGTACGTACGGCTCGTGCTGGAGGGTGAGCTGAGGCTCGCGGACGCCCTGCGCCAGCTGTACGTCCTGCTGCCCGTGCTCGACGACGCCAAGCACTACTGGGTGGCGCCGGACGAGGTGGACAAGCTGCTGCGGGCCGGTGAGGGCTGGCTGGCCGACCACCCCGAACAGAAGCTGATCACCAGCCGGTATCTGTCGCGGCGCTGGGGGCTGACCCGGCAGGCGATGCAGCGGCTGGAGCTGGTGCGGCTCGCCGAGTCCGACGACCTCGAAGTCGAGAGCATCGACAACGCCGTCGACGAGACGGCCGACACGGAGGAGCGGCCGGTGCCGCTCGCCGAGCAGCGCAGGGCCGCGATCCTGGCGGCGCTGACCGCTGCGGGGGCGAGCCGGGTGCTCGACCTCGGCTGCGGCCAGGGCCAGTTGGTGCAGGCACTGCTGAAGGACGTGCGCTTCACCGAGATCGTCGGCGTGGACGTCTCGATGCGTGCCCTGACGATCGCCTCGCGCCGGCTGAAGCTGGACCGGATGGGGGAGCGCCAGGCCGCCCGGGTGACGCTCCGGCAAGGCTCGCTCACGTACACGGACAAGCAGCTCAAGGGGTACGACGCGGCGGTGCTGAGCGAGGTCGTCGAGCACCTCGACCTGCCGCGGCTGCCGGCCCTGGAGTATGCGGTGTTCGGCGTGGCCCGTCCCCGTACCGTGCTCGTGACCACGCCGAACGTCGAGTACAACGTCCGCTGGGAGTCCCTCCCGGCCGGACACGTCCGGCACGGCGACCACCGTTTCGAGTGGACCAGGGCCGAATTCCGGGACTGGGCGGGCGAAGTGGCCCGCAGGCACGGGTACGGGGTGGAGTTCGTCCCCGTAGGCCCCGACGACCCCGAGGTGGGTCCGCCCACTCAGCTGGCCGTGTTCACGATGGCCGCGACCGACACGACCGACACGACCGACACGGCCGGTGCGCCCGACGCGACCGCCACGACCGAGAAGGAGGCGAAAACCGCATGA
- a CDS encoding polynucleotide kinase-phosphatase produces the protein MSNTSPSDRTSDSTRTGRVLPVTDLSLVVLIGASGSGKSTFARGHFKPTEIISSDFCRGLVADDENDQSASRDAFDVLHYIAGKRLAAGRLTVVDATNVQSESRRQLVQLAREHDVLPIAIVLDLPEEVCLARNAARPDRADMPRHVVQRHRRELRRSLRGLEREGFRKVHILRTEEEAEHAEVVLERRYNDLRHLTGPFDIIGDIHGCSSELETLLVKLGYVDGAHPEGRTAVFVGDLVDRGPDSPGVLRRVMSMVSDGNALCVPGNHENKLARYLKGRKVQQTHGLAETIEQLEREDTRDPEFRGRVREFIDGLVSHYVLDDGKLVVCHAGLPEKYHGRTSGRVRSHALYGDTTGETDEFGLPVRYPWAEDYRGRATVVYGHTPVPNTSWINNTICLDTGAVFGGKMTALRWPERELVDVPAEQVWYEPVKPLTTEAPGGREGRPLDLADVQGRRIVETRHMGRVAVREENAAAALEVMSRFAVDPRLLAYLPPTMAPTATSKEEGYLEHPAEAFAQYRADGVDRVVCEEKHMGSRAVALVCRDAEAARERFGTGDSGTVDFGTGDLGKGGPTGALHTRTGRPFLDDPALTETVLDRLRQAVTAAGLWEEWDTDWVLLDAELMPWSLKAAGLLRSQYAAVGAASGAVFPSATGALAAAAARGVDVGALAQRQRGRAEDAAAFTEAYRRYCWSTEGLDGVRLAPFQILAVQGRSLAAVPHDEQLAWLDRLVEHDPTGLLQVTRRLVVDPADEASVRSGVDWWLEMTGRGGEGMVVKPLGALVRDGKGRLVQPGIKVRGREYLRIIYGPEYTRPENLDRLRGRFLGHKRSLALREYALGLEALDRLADGEPLWRVHEAVFAVLALESEPVDPRL, from the coding sequence ATGAGCAACACCAGCCCCAGCGACCGCACCAGCGACAGCACCCGCACCGGACGCGTCCTGCCGGTGACCGACCTCTCCCTCGTCGTCCTCATCGGGGCGAGTGGCTCGGGCAAGTCCACCTTCGCCCGCGGACACTTCAAACCGACCGAGATCATCTCCTCGGACTTCTGCCGCGGACTCGTCGCCGACGACGAGAACGACCAGAGCGCCAGCCGGGACGCCTTCGACGTCCTTCACTACATCGCGGGCAAGCGCCTGGCCGCGGGACGGCTGACCGTCGTCGACGCCACCAACGTCCAGTCGGAGAGCCGCCGCCAGCTGGTGCAGCTGGCCCGGGAGCACGATGTGCTGCCCATCGCGATCGTCCTCGACCTGCCCGAAGAGGTCTGCCTCGCGCGCAACGCGGCCCGGCCGGACCGTGCCGACATGCCCCGCCACGTGGTCCAGCGCCACCGCCGGGAGCTGCGCCGTTCGCTGCGCGGCCTGGAGCGTGAGGGCTTCCGCAAGGTCCACATCCTGCGCACCGAGGAGGAGGCCGAGCACGCGGAAGTGGTGCTGGAGCGCCGCTACAACGACCTCCGCCACCTCACCGGTCCCTTCGACATCATCGGTGACATCCACGGCTGCAGCTCCGAGCTGGAGACGCTGCTCGTCAAGCTCGGCTACGTGGACGGCGCGCACCCCGAAGGGCGCACGGCGGTGTTCGTCGGCGACCTCGTCGACCGCGGGCCCGACAGCCCCGGCGTGCTGCGCCGCGTCATGTCCATGGTCTCGGACGGCAACGCGCTCTGTGTCCCCGGCAACCACGAGAACAAGCTCGCCCGTTACCTCAAGGGCCGTAAGGTCCAGCAGACCCACGGACTGGCCGAGACGATCGAGCAGTTGGAGCGGGAGGACACCAGGGACCCGGAATTCCGCGGCCGGGTCCGGGAGTTCATCGACGGGCTCGTCAGCCACTACGTGCTGGACGACGGCAAACTGGTCGTCTGCCACGCCGGGCTGCCCGAGAAGTACCACGGGCGCACCTCGGGGCGGGTCCGGTCGCACGCCCTCTACGGCGACACCACCGGCGAGACCGACGAGTTCGGGCTGCCGGTGCGCTACCCGTGGGCGGAGGACTACCGGGGCCGGGCCACCGTGGTCTACGGCCACACCCCCGTGCCGAACACCTCCTGGATCAACAACACCATCTGCCTGGACACGGGCGCCGTGTTCGGCGGGAAGATGACCGCGCTGCGCTGGCCGGAGCGCGAACTCGTCGACGTACCGGCCGAGCAGGTCTGGTACGAGCCGGTGAAGCCGCTCACCACCGAGGCGCCGGGCGGCCGGGAGGGCCGGCCGCTGGACCTCGCCGATGTGCAGGGCCGCCGGATCGTGGAGACCCGGCACATGGGCAGGGTGGCGGTGCGCGAGGAGAACGCGGCGGCGGCGCTGGAGGTCATGAGCCGGTTCGCCGTCGACCCCCGGCTGCTCGCCTACCTTCCGCCGACCATGGCACCGACCGCCACCTCGAAGGAGGAGGGCTATCTGGAGCACCCGGCCGAGGCCTTCGCGCAGTACCGGGCGGACGGTGTGGACAGGGTCGTGTGCGAGGAGAAGCACATGGGCTCCCGGGCCGTGGCCCTGGTCTGCCGTGACGCGGAAGCGGCACGGGAACGGTTCGGGACCGGTGACTCCGGGACCGTTGACTTCGGGACCGGCGACTTGGGCAAGGGCGGCCCGACGGGCGCGCTGCACACCCGCACCGGACGGCCGTTCCTGGACGACCCCGCGCTCACCGAAACCGTGCTGGACCGGCTGCGCCAGGCCGTCACCGCTGCCGGGCTGTGGGAGGAGTGGGACACCGACTGGGTGCTGCTCGACGCCGAGCTGATGCCCTGGTCCCTGAAGGCGGCCGGGCTGCTCCGCTCGCAGTACGCGGCGGTCGGCGCGGCGTCGGGCGCCGTCTTCCCCTCGGCCACCGGGGCGCTGGCGGCAGCGGCGGCACGCGGTGTCGACGTCGGCGCGCTCGCGCAGCGGCAGCGGGGGCGGGCCGAGGACGCGGCGGCGTTCACCGAGGCCTACCGCCGCTACTGCTGGAGCACGGAAGGGCTGGACGGGGTGCGCCTTGCGCCGTTCCAGATCCTCGCCGTGCAGGGCCGCTCGCTCGCCGCCGTACCCCATGACGAGCAGCTGGCCTGGCTGGACCGGCTGGTGGAGCACGACCCCACCGGGCTGCTCCAGGTCACCCGGCGGCTCGTCGTCGACCCCGCGGACGAGGCCTCGGTCCGCTCGGGTGTCGACTGGTGGCTGGAGATGACCGGCCGCGGCGGCGAGGGCATGGTCGTCAAGCCGCTCGGCGCGCTCGTCAGGGACGGCAAGGGCCGGCTCGTCCAGCCCGGAATCAAGGTGCGTGGCCGGGAGTACCTGCGGATCATCTACGGTCCCGAGTACACCCGCCCGGAAAACCTGGACCGGCTGCGCGGCCGCTTCCTCGGCCACAAGCGGTCGCTCGCTCTACGCGAGTACGCCCTGGGCCTGGAGGCCCTGGACCGGCTGGCCGACGGGGAGCCGCTGTGGCGGGTCCACGAGGCGGTGTTCGCGGTCCTGGCACTGGAGTCGGAGCCGGTGGACCCGCGGCTGTAG
- a CDS encoding DUF6099 family protein has translation MEAERLVAVIRRALAQSRGTPDIIAEAWQAQALAQAIGSRLAASGPKELRGEASGLSEIGGRSNGALEHPAARAGVARAAQLSEVADPRASLTGLGALLGEVGIALVGVACETDEQGLYWQCMEAIDAADESTDRVHGMLRLLDERDRERRADLERGRERDGPHGVLHGPVGPAADVG, from the coding sequence ATGGAAGCGGAGCGGCTTGTAGCAGTCATCCGGAGGGCACTGGCGCAGAGCCGGGGCACGCCGGACATCATCGCCGAGGCCTGGCAGGCCCAAGCGCTGGCGCAGGCGATCGGGAGCCGGCTGGCGGCGAGCGGCCCCAAGGAGTTACGGGGCGAGGCGAGCGGCCTCAGCGAGATCGGCGGACGGAGTAACGGCGCGCTGGAGCACCCGGCGGCCCGGGCGGGTGTGGCACGGGCGGCGCAGCTCTCCGAGGTCGCCGATCCGCGCGCGTCCCTCACCGGTCTCGGCGCGCTGCTCGGGGAGGTGGGGATAGCCCTGGTCGGGGTGGCGTGCGAGACCGATGAACAGGGCCTGTACTGGCAGTGCATGGAGGCGATCGACGCCGCGGACGAATCGACGGACCGGGTGCACGGCATGCTCCGCCTGCTCGACGAGCGGGACCGCGAGCGCCGCGCGGATCTGGAGCGCGGCCGGGAGCGGGACGGCCCGCACGGTGTGCTGCACGGACCGGTGGGACCGGCCGCCGACGTCGGCTGA
- a CDS encoding LLM class F420-dependent oxidoreductase — protein sequence MDLRIFTEPQQGASYDTLLTVAKAAEDLGFDAFYRSDHYLRMGQGDGLPGPTDAWITLAGLARETKRIRLGTLMTAGTFRLPGVLAIQVAQVDQMSGGRVELGLGAGWFEQEHKAYGIPFPKEKFGRLEEQLAIVTGLWATEVGKTFSYDGTYYQLTDSPALPKPAQAKVPVLIGGHGAKRTPRLAAQYADEFNIPFASLEDSEKQFGRVRAAAAEAGRGPDDLVYSNALVVCVGKDDAEVARRAAVIGRDVAELKANGLAGSPAEVVDKIGRFGAIGASRIYLQVLDLDDLEHLELISSQVQSQLD from the coding sequence ATGGATCTTCGAATCTTCACCGAGCCCCAGCAAGGGGCGAGCTACGACACACTGCTCACCGTCGCGAAGGCGGCCGAGGACCTCGGTTTCGATGCCTTCTACCGGTCCGACCACTATCTGCGCATGGGCCAGGGCGACGGCCTTCCCGGCCCGACGGACGCCTGGATCACGCTGGCCGGGCTGGCGCGCGAGACCAAGCGGATCCGCCTCGGCACCCTGATGACGGCGGGGACGTTCCGCCTTCCCGGAGTGCTCGCCATCCAGGTGGCACAGGTCGACCAGATGTCCGGCGGCCGCGTCGAGCTGGGCCTGGGCGCCGGCTGGTTCGAGCAGGAGCACAAGGCCTACGGCATTCCCTTCCCCAAGGAGAAGTTCGGCCGGCTGGAGGAGCAGCTGGCGATCGTCACCGGTCTGTGGGCCACCGAGGTCGGCAAGACGTTCAGTTATGACGGTACGTACTATCAGCTCACCGACTCGCCCGCGCTGCCCAAGCCCGCTCAGGCCAAGGTGCCCGTGCTGATCGGCGGGCACGGTGCGAAGCGGACGCCGCGGCTGGCCGCGCAGTACGCCGACGAGTTCAACATTCCGTTCGCCTCGCTGGAGGACAGCGAGAAGCAGTTCGGCCGGGTCCGGGCGGCGGCCGCGGAGGCGGGACGCGGGCCCGACGACCTGGTGTACTCCAACGCCCTGGTCGTCTGCGTAGGCAAGGACGATGCGGAGGTGGCGCGCCGGGCCGCCGTCATCGGACGGGACGTGGCGGAACTGAAGGCGAACGGGCTGGCAGGCTCGCCCGCCGAGGTCGTCGACAAGATCGGCCGATTCGGGGCGATCGGGGCGTCGCGCATCTACCTCCAGGTGCTGGACCTCGACGACCTGGAGCACTTGGAGCTGATCTCGTCGCAGGTCCAGTCACAGCTTGACTGA
- the mmuM gene encoding homocysteine S-methyltransferase, with the protein MSPARDPAAPAGAPSRPLAAALAAGTVLLDGGLSNQLEAQGCDLSDDLWSARLLVDGPEQIEAAHTAYVRAGAQVLITAGYQASFEGFRQRGIGRADAAGLFARSVELARRAAGAVDRDVWVAASVGPYGAVTADGAEYRGRYGLTIRELERFHRPRIEALAAAGPDVLAMETVPDLDEAQALLRVAGECGLPVWLSYTVAGDRTRAGQRLEEAFGLVAGEEQVVAAGVNCCDPADVDGAVRVAAETTGKPVVVYPNSGERWDAQGRAWTGGATFDPGRVRAWQDAGARLIGGCCRVGPATIAELAALLGEGATAPGPGRAENAW; encoded by the coding sequence GTGTCACCCGCCCGCGATCCCGCCGCCCCGGCCGGGGCGCCGTCCCGCCCGCTCGCCGCCGCGCTCGCGGCAGGAACCGTCCTGCTCGACGGTGGGCTCTCCAACCAGTTGGAGGCGCAGGGCTGTGATCTGTCCGACGACCTGTGGTCGGCCCGGCTGCTCGTGGACGGACCGGAGCAGATCGAGGCCGCGCACACGGCGTATGTGCGGGCGGGTGCGCAGGTGCTCATCACGGCCGGCTATCAGGCGAGTTTCGAAGGGTTCCGGCAGCGCGGGATCGGGCGGGCGGACGCGGCGGGGCTCTTCGCCCGAAGCGTGGAACTGGCCCGCCGGGCGGCCGGGGCGGTGGACCGGGACGTCTGGGTCGCGGCCTCGGTCGGCCCGTACGGGGCGGTGACGGCGGACGGGGCGGAGTACCGGGGCCGCTACGGGCTCACGATCCGGGAACTGGAACGCTTCCACCGCCCCCGGATCGAGGCCCTGGCCGCCGCCGGCCCCGATGTGCTGGCGATGGAGACGGTGCCGGACCTGGACGAGGCGCAGGCGTTGCTGCGGGTGGCGGGGGAGTGCGGGCTGCCGGTCTGGCTCTCCTACACCGTGGCCGGTGACCGGACCAGGGCCGGGCAGCGGCTGGAGGAGGCGTTCGGCCTCGTCGCCGGGGAGGAGCAGGTGGTGGCGGCCGGGGTGAACTGCTGCGATCCGGCCGATGTGGACGGGGCGGTCCGGGTGGCGGCGGAGACGACCGGGAAGCCGGTCGTCGTCTATCCGAACAGCGGCGAGCGCTGGGACGCGCAGGGAAGGGCGTGGACCGGGGGCGCCACGTTCGACCCCGGACGGGTCCGGGCCTGGCAGGACGCCGGTGCGCGGCTGATCGGTGGCTGCTGCCGCGTCGGCCCGGCCACCATCGCGGAACTGGCCGCGCTGCTCGGCGAGGGAGCGACGGCACCCGGGCCGGGGAGAGCTGAAAATGCCTGGTGA
- a CDS encoding cell division protein SepF, with the protein MHRRGGPVSRYDRYDVTDEQWEGLAQVVPLRSRNEWPSRVDHRTVPDEQESAEQRRMVVLRVQIFADAREVAEYLVAQIPVLLDLTSAESDVAKRILDFTSGVVFGLGSGMHRVDRNVFLLSPVGMEVEGVTAAGVPGA; encoded by the coding sequence ATGCACAGACGGGGTGGTCCGGTGAGCAGGTACGACAGATATGACGTCACGGACGAGCAGTGGGAGGGGCTCGCCCAGGTCGTCCCGCTGCGCAGCCGCAACGAGTGGCCCTCGCGGGTGGACCATCGCACGGTCCCGGACGAGCAGGAGAGCGCCGAGCAGCGCCGCATGGTGGTGCTGCGGGTCCAGATCTTCGCGGATGCGCGCGAGGTCGCCGAGTACCTGGTCGCGCAGATTCCGGTGCTCCTCGATCTGACCAGCGCCGAGAGCGATGTGGCCAAGCGGATCCTGGACTTCACCAGTGGGGTCGTCTTCGGGCTGGGCAGCGGAATGCACCGGGTCGACCGGAACGTCTTCCTGCTGTCTCCCGTCGGCATGGAGGTCGAGGGAGTGACGGCGGCGGGCGTACCGGGGGCGTAG
- a CDS encoding GTP-binding protein: MDSAPSTDRTDVGYLPAAARTLMKLVVTGPFGVGKTTLIRTLSEIPTLHTEEAMTQSSTRLDDTAGLPEKTTTTVAIDFGRLTVLDDLVLYMFGTPGQDRFLPLWEDIARGALGALVLVDTRRLADSFAVMDMVEEQGLPYAVAVNRFPDAPAHSDEVLRAHLDLDAGTPLVQCDARERRGSIDALIALAEHVLTRLPKPEDPQPEDPS, from the coding sequence TTGGACTCCGCTCCCTCCACTGACCGGACGGACGTCGGCTATCTGCCGGCTGCCGCCCGGACCCTGATGAAACTCGTCGTCACGGGTCCCTTCGGCGTGGGCAAGACGACCCTGATCCGCACCCTCTCGGAAATCCCCACGCTCCACACCGAAGAGGCGATGACGCAGTCCAGCACCCGGCTCGACGACACCGCCGGGCTTCCCGAGAAGACCACGACCACGGTCGCCATCGACTTCGGACGCCTCACCGTCCTGGACGATCTCGTGCTGTACATGTTCGGCACGCCCGGCCAGGACCGCTTCCTGCCGCTGTGGGAGGACATCGCGCGCGGGGCGCTGGGCGCGCTCGTCCTGGTGGACACCCGCAGGCTCGCCGACTCCTTCGCCGTGATGGACATGGTCGAGGAGCAGGGACTGCCGTACGCCGTCGCTGTCAACCGCTTCCCCGACGCCCCCGCCCACAGCGACGAGGTCCTGCGCGCACACCTCGACCTCGACGCCGGGACTCCGCTGGTCCAGTGCGACGCGAGGGAGCGACGCGGCAGCATCGACGCCCTGATCGCGCTGGCCGAGCACGTGCTGACCCGCCTGCCGAAGCCCGAGGACCCGCAGCCCGAGGACCCGTCATGA
- a CDS encoding DUF742 domain-containing protein, protein MTAGPGRRLIPAYLVTGGRSRPTGPALDRLAVLVRTEEALPQDTGSEQRRLCELLEPGALTVVECAAHLDLPVSATVFLATDLAAAGLLLTRPPIPSAGEIDRSLVERLLVGLRSLH, encoded by the coding sequence ATGACCGCCGGCCCAGGACGCCGTCTGATCCCCGCCTACCTCGTCACCGGGGGCAGGTCCAGGCCCACCGGCCCCGCGCTCGACCGGCTCGCCGTGCTCGTGCGCACCGAGGAGGCCCTGCCGCAGGACACCGGTTCGGAGCAGCGCAGGCTGTGCGAACTGCTGGAGCCGGGCGCCCTCACCGTCGTCGAGTGCGCGGCCCATCTGGACCTGCCGGTCAGCGCCACCGTATTCCTGGCCACGGATCTCGCGGCCGCCGGACTTCTGCTCACGCGACCGCCGATACCCAGTGCCGGGGAGATCGACCGGTCGCTCGTCGAGAGGCTGCTCGTTGGACTCCGCTCCCTCCACTGA
- a CDS encoding cytochrome P450, whose product MTSHPQPPQPLALYGPDFAADPHGHYRTLREHGPLAPVRIAPGIEAMLVTDYQAAVDLLRDTHTFSKDPRAWQATVPADSPVLPVLGHRPTALFSDGAEHARYRDAINDTLALIEPHILRAQVAGVAQQLIAEFAATGSGDLIAQYARLLPLHVFVTWFGVDPADGDRIVDGIGGMMNPEQGAAAAYADLVDVVTRLVADRRARPRRDLTSYFLAHPAHLDNDETVRQITLLMSAGHDPETNLIGNATLHMLTDERYAGSLHGGAMTAHEAINEVLWQDPPIANLAAHYPRHDTEFHGVRLRAGQLVLVSFGAANTQSGPAGSPTGVRSGGSAHLAWSAGPHRCPAKQPALLIAMTAIEQLTSQLCDAELSVPVSELLWRPGPFHRALVHLPVRFTPLDTHVSAGPDREPARQPEVPIGT is encoded by the coding sequence ATGACATCGCATCCGCAGCCGCCGCAGCCCCTCGCGCTGTACGGCCCCGACTTCGCGGCCGACCCGCACGGCCACTACCGCACCCTGCGGGAACACGGCCCGCTCGCACCGGTCCGGATCGCCCCCGGCATCGAGGCGATGCTCGTCACCGACTACCAGGCAGCGGTCGACCTGCTCCGCGACACCCACACCTTCAGCAAGGACCCCCGCGCCTGGCAGGCGACGGTCCCCGCGGACTCCCCGGTACTGCCCGTGCTCGGGCACCGACCCACCGCGCTGTTCAGCGACGGCGCGGAGCACGCCCGTTACCGCGACGCCATCAACGACACCCTGGCCCTGATCGAACCGCACATCCTGCGGGCCCAGGTGGCCGGGGTCGCCCAGCAGCTCATCGCGGAGTTCGCCGCCACCGGCAGCGGCGACCTCATCGCCCAGTACGCCCGGCTGCTCCCGCTGCACGTCTTCGTCACCTGGTTCGGCGTCGATCCCGCGGACGGCGACCGGATCGTCGACGGCATCGGCGGGATGATGAACCCGGAACAGGGCGCCGCCGCCGCGTACGCCGACCTCGTCGACGTCGTCACCCGTCTCGTCGCCGACCGGCGCGCCCGGCCGCGACGCGACCTCACCTCGTACTTCCTGGCGCATCCGGCGCACCTGGACAACGACGAGACCGTGCGCCAGATCACGTTGCTCATGAGTGCGGGCCACGACCCCGAGACCAACCTGATCGGCAACGCGACCCTGCACATGCTCACCGACGAGCGGTACGCGGGATCGCTTCACGGGGGCGCGATGACCGCCCACGAGGCCATCAACGAGGTCCTGTGGCAGGACCCGCCGATCGCCAATCTGGCGGCCCACTACCCGCGCCACGACACCGAGTTCCACGGGGTCCGGCTGCGTGCGGGACAGCTCGTCCTGGTCTCCTTCGGTGCTGCCAACACCCAGTCGGGCCCTGCCGGTTCGCCCACCGGGGTGCGGTCGGGGGGAAGCGCCCACCTGGCCTGGTCGGCCGGTCCCCACCGGTGCCCCGCCAAGCAGCCGGCCCTGCTCATCGCGATGACCGCGATCGAGCAGCTCACCAGTCAGCTGTGCGACGCGGAACTGAGCGTTCCGGTGAGCGAACTGCTCTGGCGACCGGGGCCGTTCCACCGCGCGCTGGTGCATCTTCCGGTACGTTTCACCCCCCTGGACACCCACGTGTCCGCGGGCCCCGACCGGGAGCCGGCCCGGCAGCCGGAGGTTCCGATCGGCACCTGA